From Synchiropus splendidus isolate RoL2022-P1 chromosome 10, RoL_Sspl_1.0, whole genome shotgun sequence, the proteins below share one genomic window:
- the usp9 gene encoding probable ubiquitin carboxyl-terminal hydrolase FAF-X isoform X5, producing MTATTRGSPVGGNDSQGQGQAPDAQSQPPLPQNQTSSPNSSNENSPVSPPDESGQGEGTHQLEEEEPAFPHTDLAKLDDMINRPRWVVPVLPKGELELLLEAAIDLSKKGLDVKCEACQRFFRDGLTISFTKILTDEAVSGWKFEIHRCIINNTHRLVELCVAKLSQDWFPLLELLAMATNPQCKFHIYNGTRPSETVPAGTQLADDELYARPPDPRSPKGWLVDLINKFGTLNGFQMLHDRFMSGQALNVQIIAALIKPFGQCYEFLTLHTVKKYFLPVIEMVPQFLENLTDEELKKEAKNEAKNDALSMIIKSLKNLASRVPGQEETVKNLEIFRLKMILRLLQISSFNGKMNALNEVNKVISSVSYYTHRHNPEEEEWLTAERMAEWIQQNHILSIVLRDSLHQPQYVEKLEKILRFVIKEKALTMQDLDNIWAAQAGKHEAIVKNVHDLLAKLAWDFSPEQLDHLFDCFKASWTNASKKQREKLLELIRRLAEDDKDGVMAHKVLNLLWNLAHSDDVPVDIMDQALSAHIKILDYSCSQDRDTQKIQWIDRFIEELRTNDKWVIPALKQIREICSLFGEAPQNLRKKMPINMQTNLAGQSQRSPHVFYRHDLINQLQNNHSLVTLVAENLSAYMETMRQFSKEEQAEFDPQTVRPGSRYSHVQEVQERLNFLRFLLKDGQLWLCAPQAKQIWKCLAENAVFLCDREACFKWYSKLMGDEPDLDPDINKDFFENNVLQLDPSLLTENGMKCFERFFKAVNCREGKLVAKRRAYMMDDLELIGLDYLWRVVIQGSDDIASRAIDLLKEIYTNLGPKLQVNQVEIHEDFIQSCFDRLKASYDTLCVLDGDKDSINCARQEAIRMVRVLTVLKEYINECDSDYHEERTILPMSRAFRGKHITLIIRFPNQGRQVDDLDIWSHTNDTIGSVRRGILNRIKANAAHTKIELFIGGEVVDPADDRKLIGQLNLKDKTLITAKLTQVGANMPSSPDSSSDSSTGSPGNHGNHYSDGPNPEVESCLPGVIMSLHLRYISFLWQVADLGCNLNMPLLRDGARVLMKLMPPDNSTVENLRAVCLDHAKLGENSLSPSLDSRFFGPPPSQVLYLIEVVYALLMPASATMGEDASDFQYNFLKSGGLPLVLSMLTRNNFLPSADMETRRGAYLNALKIAKLLLTAVGFGHVKVVAEACQPNADGNIPVSPINQATHDQALVLQSALQNIPNPASECMLRNVAIRLAQQISDENFFQASKYIPDICVIRAVQKIVWASGCGTVQLVFSSNEDISKIYEKTNAAKEPDGEDEQVCCEALEVMTLCFALMPTALDTLSKEKAWQTFIIDLLLHCHSRSVRQMAQEQFFLMATRCCMGHRPLLFFITLLFTVLGTTAKERAKHAGDYFTLLRHLLNYAYNSNINLPNAEVLLNNEIDWLKRIRDEVKRTGETGVEETILEGHLGVTKELLAFQTPEKKYYIGCEKGGANLIKELIDDFIFPASNVYIQYMKSGEFPTEQAIPVCSTPASINAGFELLVALAVGCVRNLKQIVDILTDMYYLGCETLTEWEYLPPVGPRPNKGFVGLKNAGATCYMNSVIQQLYMIPPIRNGILAIEGTGTDVDDDMSGDEKQENESNVDPRDEVFSYHHQFDDKLAGKSEDRKEYNIGVLRHLQVIFGHLAASRLQYYVPRGFWKQFRLWGEPVNLREQHDALEFFNSLVDSLDEALKALGHPAMLSKVLGGSFADQKICQGCPHRYECEESFTALNVDIRNHQNLLDSMEQYVKGDLLEGANAYHCEKCNKKVDTVKRLLIKKLPPVLAIQLKRFDYDWERECAIKFNDYFEFPRELDMEPYTVAGVAKLEGDDVNPENQVIQQNEPSEPTPPCSSKYRLVGVLVHSGQASGGHYYSYIIQRNGGDGEKNRWYKFDDGDVTECKMDDEEEMKNQCFGGEYMGEVFDHMMKRMSYRRQKRWWNAYILFYERMDSLDKDSELVKYISELTVSNTKPHQVKMPGVIECSVRKQNVQFMHNRMQYSLEYFQFIKKLLTCNSVYLNPPSGQEHLLPEAEEIAMISAQLAARFLFSTGFHTKKVVRGPASDWYDALCILLRHSKNVRYWFAHNVLFAYPNRFSEYLLECPSAEVRGAFSKLIVFIAHFSLQDGPCPSPTASPGSTAQQGCDNLSLSDHLLRAVLHLLRREVSEHGRHLQQYFNLFVMYANLGLAEKTQLLKLNVPATFMMVALDEGPGPPIKYQYAELGKLYTVVSQLVRCCDVSSRMQSSINGNPPLPNPYGDPNLTAPVMPLQQVVAELLFVRTSYVKKIIEDCSNSEETVKLVRFNCWENPQFSSTVLSELLWQVAYSYTYELRPYLDLLLQILLIEDSWQTHRIHNVLKGIPDDRDGLFDTIQRSKNHYQKRAYQCIKCMVALFTNCSVAYQILQSNGDLKRKWTWAVEWLGDELERRPYTGNPQYTYNNWSPPVQSNETSNGYFLERSHSARMTLAKACELCPEEEPDEQEAPDDQDSSPPEDTSLYPHSPGTAQFQQQNNHPHGQPYTGPAAQHMNNPQRPGPASAPTPGPTQTPVPGPGPSPGPGSRAQENWERTEEVAPAPTSTPAPALPEE from the exons ATGACGGCCACCACGCGTGGCTCTCCAGTGGGGGGCAATGACAGTCAGGGCCAGGGGCAGGCTCCTGATGCTCAAAGCCAACCTCCATTGCCACAGAACCAG ACCTCATCCCCAAACTCATCTAATGAGAACTCTCCAGTGAGCCCGCCAGATGAATCTGGCCAAGGGGAGGGGACTCATCagctggaagaggaggagcccGCCTTCCCTCACACTGACCTAGCCAAGCTAGATGATATGATCAATAG GCCTCGATGGGTTGTCCCAGTTTTGCCAAAAGGGGAGTTGGAACTTCTCTTGGAAGCAGCTATAGATCTGAGCAAAAAAG gACTGGATGTGAAGTGTGAGGCATGTCAGCGGTTTTTCCGGGACGGTCTGACCATCTCATTTACAAAGATCCTGACCGATGAAGCCGTTAGTGGTTGGAAGTTTGAAATTCAT AGGTGTATCATAAATAACACACATCGGTTGGTGGAGCTGTGTGTTGCCAAGCTGTCACAGGACTGGTTCCCCCTATTGGAGTTGCTGGCTATGGCCACCAATCCCCAGTGCAAGTTCCACATCTACAACGGCACAAGGCCCTCTGAGACAGTACCTGCTGGAACACAGTTGGCTGACGATGAGCTATACGCCAGGCCACCAGATCCTCGCTCGCCAAAG GGCTGGCTGGTGGACTTGATCAACAAATTTGGCACGTTAAACGGGTTTCAAATGTTGCACGATCGCTTCATGAGTGGCCAAGCACTGAACGTCCAGATCATCGCTGCACTTATCAA GCCTTTTGGCCAGTGTTATGAGTTCCTCACCTTGCACACAGTAAAGAAGTACTTCCTCCCAGTCATCGAAATGGTCCCCCAGTTTCTAGAGAACCTCACAGatgaggagctgaagaaagaggCCAAGAATGAAGCCAAAAACGACGCACTGTCCATGATAATCAAGTCTCTGAAGAACCTGGCTTCTCGTGTGCCAGGGCAGGAGGAGACTGTGAAGAATTTAGAAATTTTTAGGTTAAAAATGATTCTTAG GTTATTGCAAATTTCTTCTTTTAACGGCAAAATGAATGCACTAAATGAAGTAAATAAAGTGATCTCCAGTGTGTCCTACTACACGCACCGGCATAACCCTGAAGAGGAGGAGTGGCTAACTGCAGAGCGCATGGCG GAGTGGATCCAGCAGAACCACATCCTCTCCATCGTCCTGAGGGACAGTCTGCATCAGCCGCAGTACGTCGAGAAACTGGAGAAAATCCTTCGCTTCGTTATCAAAGAAAAAGCTCTTACAATGCAGGATCTTGACAACATCTGGGCTGCCCAG GCTGGCAAGCACGAAGCCATTGTGAAGAATGTCCATGACCTCTTGGCCAAACTGGCTTGGGATTTCTCTCCTGAACAGCTTGATCATCTTTTCGACTGTTTCAAA GCAAGCTGGACCAATGCCAGTAAGAAGCAGCGTGAAAAACTTCTGGAACTCATCCGGCGCTTGGCTGAGGATGATAAGGACGGAGTGATGGCCCACAAGGTCCTCAACCTGCTGTGGAACTTGGCACACAGTGACGACGTGCCTGTAGACATCATGGACCAAGCACTTAGTGCTCACATTAAAATCCTTGATTACAGTTGCTCACAA GATAGAGACACTCAAAAGATCCAGTGGATAGACCGTTTCATTGAGGAGCTGCGAACCAACGACAAGTGGGTGATCCCAGCCCTGAAGCAAATCAGAGAAATCTGTAGCCTCTTTGGAGAAGCGCCCCAAAACCTCAG AAAGAAAATGCCAATTAACATGCAAACGAACTTAGCTGG CCAATCCCAGAGAAGTCCTCATGTGTTTTACCGTCATGACCTGATCAATCAGCTGCAAAATAACCATTCCCTGGTTACGCTGGTAGCTGAGAACCTCTCTGCCTACATGGAGACGATGAGGCAGTTTTCCAAAG AAGAGCAGGCAGAGTTTGACCCGCAAACGGTCAGACCAGGAAGCCGCTACAGTCATGTCCAGGAAGTGCAAGAGCGACTCAACTTCCTGAG GTTCCTCCTAAAAGATGGCCAGCTATGGCTGTGTGCCCCTCAGGCCAAGCAGATCTGGAAGTGCCTGGCGGAGAATGCCGTCTTTCTCTGTGACCGTGAGGCCTGCTTCAAATG GTACTCCAAACTGATGGGGGACGAGCCGGACCTGGATCCAGATATCAATAAAGACTTTTTTGAGAACAACGTCCTCCAGTTGGACCCGTCTTTACTGACTGAAAATGGCATGAAGTGCTTTGAGAGATTCTTCAAAGCGGTCAACTGCAGGGAGGGCAAGTTGGTGGCTAAGCGCAGGGCCTACATGATGGATGACCTGGAACTAATAGGCTTGGACTACCTCTGGAGG GTGGTCATTCAGGGAAGTGATGACATTGCCAGTCGCGCCATAGACCTGCTGAAAGAGATCTACACCAATCTCGGACCAAAACTACAAGTCAATCAG GTGGAAATACACGAAGATTTCATCCAGTCATGTTTTGACCGTCTGAAAGCTTCCTATGACACGTTGTGCGTGTTGGATGGAGACAAGGACAGCATCAACTGTGCTCGTCAGGAGGCCATTCGGATGGTGCGAGTTCTCACTGTGCTGAAAGAATACATTAATGAGTGTGACAGTGACTATCACGAGGAAAGGACCATCTTACCCATGTCCAG AGCCTTCAGGGGAAAGCATATCACTTTGATCATTAGATTCCCCAACCAGGGTCGGCAGGTGGACGACCTAGATATCTGGTCTCACACCAACGACACAATTGGCTCAGTGCGACGCGGGATCCTGAACCGGATCAAGGCGAACGCTGCACATACAAAGATTGAGCTTTTCATTGGAGGAGAAGTGGTGGACCCTGCTGATGACAGAAAGCTCATCGGACAGCTCAATTTGAAGGACAAAACG CTTATCACAGCCAAACTGACCCAGGTGGGTGCCAATATGCCCTCAAGCCCTGACAGCTCTTCTGACTCTTCCACTGGCTCCCctggtaaccatggcaaccactATAGCGATGGCCCAAACCCTGAGGTGGAAAGCTGTCTTCCTGGCGTG ATTATGTCCCTGCATCTCCGCTACATCTCCTTCCTGTGGCAGGTAGCCGATCTGGGCTGCAACCTTAACATGCCACTGCTCAGAGACGGAGCCCGGGTTCTCATGAAACTAATGCCTCCAG ACAACAGTACAGTAGAAAATCTGCGAGCTGTGTGTCTAGACCATGCCAAGCTGGGAGAGAACAGCCTCAGTCCGTCACTGGACTCACGTTTCTTCGGGCCTCCACCCTCACAAGTGCTCTACCTTATCGAG GTGGTGTATGCTTTGCTGATGCCAGCCAGTGCCACGATGGGTGAAGACGCCAGTGACTTCCAGTACAACTTTCTGAAGAGCGGTGGGCTCCCATTGGTGCTGAGCATGTTGACCAGGAACAACTTCCTCCCCTCAGCAGACATGGAAACTCGGCGAGGAGCGTACCTCAATGCGTTGAAGATCGCCAAACTCCTCCTGACTGCCGTAGGCTTCGGGCACGTGAAGGTGGTGGCGGAGGCCTGCCAGCCAAACGCTGATGGAAATATTCCTGTCTCGCCG attAATCAGGCCACCCATGACCAAGCTCTGGTCCTTCAGAGTGCCCTTCAAAATATCCCGAATCCTGCCTCAGAATGTATGCTGCGCAACGTAGCCATCCGTCTGGCACAGCAGATCTCAGATGAG AACTTCTTCCAGGCATCCAAGTACATCCCTGACATCTGTGTGATCCGAGCGGTACAGAAAATTGTCTGGGCGTCAGGATGTGGTACTGTGCAGCTTGTCTTCAGTTCTAATGAAGATATTAGCAAGATTTATGAGAAG ACAAATGCTGCAAAGGAGCCAGACGGCGAGGACGAGCAGGTTTGCTGCGAGGCTTTGGAAGTGATGACGCTTTGTTTCGCCCTAATGCCCACTGCTTTAGACACCCTGAGTAAAGAGAAGGCCTGGCAAACCTTCATCATTGACTTGCTGCTTCACTGCCACAGCAG ATCGGTGCGTCAGATGGCCCAGGAACAGTTTTTCTTGATGGCAACCCGATGCTGTATGGGCCATCGTCCcctgctcttcttcatcacccTCCTCTTCACTGTGCTTGGG ACCACTGCCAAGGAGCGAGCCAAACATGCGGGTGACTACTTCACGTTGCTCAGGCATCTCCTCAACTATGCCTACAACAGCAACATCAACCTGCCAAACGCTGAGGTGCTGCTCAACAATGAGATCGATTGGCTGAAGCGAATACGA GATGAGGTTAAAAGGACGGGAGAGACGGGTGTGGAGGAGACGATTCTCGAAGGCCACCTTGGGGTCACAAAGGAGCTTCTTGCCTTCCAGACACCTGAGAAGAAGTATTACATAGGATGTGAGAAGGGCGGAGCAAATCTCATCAAG GAGTTGATTGACGACTTCATCTTCCCAGCGTCAAATGTTTACATTCAGTACATGAAAAGTGGGGAGTTCCCGACTGAGCAGGCCATACCCGTGTGTAGTACCCCGGCTTCCATCAACGCTGGCTTTGAGCTCTTGGTTGCGCTGGCTGTGGGCTGCGTCCGGAATCTCAAGCAGATAGTGGACATTCTCACAGACATGTACTATTTAG GCTGTGAAACATTGACGGAGTGGGAGTACCTGCCGCCTGTCGGTCCACGACCGAACAAAGGTTTCGTTGGTCTGAAGAACGCTGGTGCCACATGCTACATGAACTCAGTCATTCAGCAGCTGTACATGATTCCCCCGATCCGAAACGGCATCCTGGCAATCGAAGGCACTGGcacagatgtggatgatgaCATGTCAGGGGATGAGAAGCAGGAGAATGAG aGTAATGTTGATCCTCGAGATGAAGTCTTCAGCTATCATCACCAATTTGATGATAAGCTGGCTGGTAAGTCTGAGGACAGGAAAGAGTACAACATCGGGGTGCTGCGGCACCTGCAGGTCATCTTCGGGCATCTGGCTGCCTCCAGACTGCAGTACTACGTCCCAAGGGGATTCTGGAAACAGTTCAG GTTATGGGGTGAGCCTGTCAACCTGAGGGAGCAACATGATGCTTTGGAGTTCTTCAATTCTTTGGTGGACAGTCTGGATGAAGCTCTGAAAGCTCTCGGCCACCCGGCGATGCTCAGCAAGGTGCTGGGGGGGTCATTTGCTGACCAGAAGATCTGCCAGGGATGCCCTCACAG aTACGAGTGTGAGGAGTCATTTACAGCTCTTAATGTGGACATCCGAAACCACCAGAACCtgttggactccatggagcAGTATGTCAAAGGAGATTTGTTAGAAGGGGCAAACGCCTACCACTGTGAGAAGTGTAACaagaag GTGGACACGGTGAAGCGACTGCTGATTAAGAAGCTTCCACCGGTCCTTGCCATCCAACTGAAGCGCTTCGACTATGACTGGGAGCGGGAGTGTGCCATCAAGTTCAATGACTACTTTGAATTCCCTCGAGAGCTGGACATGGAGCCGTACACTGTAGCTGGTGTGGCTAAGCTTGAGGGGGACGATGTCAACCCGGAGAACCAGGTGATCCAACAGAATGAGCCCTCTGAACCAACGCCTCCTTGCAGCTCCAAGTACCGTCTGGTTGGAGTGCTGGTCCACTCAGGCCAGGCCAGCGGTGGACACTATTACTCGTACATCATCCAAAGGAACGGCGGAGATGGCGAGAAGAACCGCTGGTATAAGTTTGACGACGGCGACGTGACGGAGTGCAAGATGGACGacgaggaggagatgaagaaccAGTGCTTCGGAGGGGAGTACATGGGCGAGGTGTTCGATcacatgatgaagaggatgtcATACCGGAGACAGAAACGCTGGTGGAATGCCTACATCCTCTTTTACGAGCGTATGGACTCGTTAGACAAGGACAGTGAGCTTGTCAAATATATCTCGGAGTTGACCGTCTCCAACACGAAGCCGCATCAGGTCAAGATGCCTGGTGTCATCGAGTGCAGCGTCCGCAAGCAGAACGTCCAATTCATGCACAACCGAATGCAATACAGCCTGGAATATTTCCAGTTCATTAAGAAACTTCTGACCTGTAACAGTGTCTATTTAAACCCCCCTTCAG GACAAGAACACCTTCTGCCAGAGGCGGAAGAGATTGCTATGATAAGTGCTCAGCTGGCTGCTCGGTTCTTATTCAGCACCGGTTTTCACACAAAGAAAGTAGTACGGGGTCCTGCCAGTGACTG GTACGACGCCCTCTGCATCCTGCTGAGACACAGTAAGAATGTACGCTATTGGTTTGCACACAACGTTTTGTTTGCGTACCCCAACCGCTTCTCCGAGTACCTGCTCGAATGCCCGAGCGCTGAGGTCAGAGGCGCATTTTCCAAGCTCATAGTCTTCATCGCTCACTTCTCCCTGCAAGACGGACCCTGCCCCTCCCCGACTGCCTCACCTGGATCTACAGCTCAG CAGGGCTGTGATAACCTCAGTCTTAGCGACCACCTTTTGAGAGCTGTGCTCCACTTGCTCAGACGGGAGGTTTCCGAACACGGCCGTCACCTGCAGCAGTACTTCAACCTTTTTGTCATGTATGCCAATCTGG GCCTGGCAGAGAAGACCCAGCTGCTAAAGCTCAATGTCCCTGCCACGTTCATGATGGTAGCACTGGACGAGGGTCCAGGACCTCCCATCAAGTACCAGTACGCTGAGCTGGGCAAGCTCTACACGGTGGTTTCCCAACTGGTCCGCTGCTGCGATGTGTCGTCACGCATGCAGTCCTCCATCAACG GGAACCCCCCACTCCCAAACCCCTATGGGGATCCCAACCTCACTGCCCCAGTGATGCCGCTGCAGCAGGTGGTCGCGGAGCTCCTCTTCGTGAGGACCAGCTACGTGAAGAAGATCATCGAGGACTGCAGCAACTCTGAGGAGACGGTTAAGTTGGTTCGATTCAACTGCTGGGAGAACCCTCAGTTCTCCTCCACTGTGCTCAGCGAGCTGCTCTGGCAG GTTGCGTACTCTTACACCTATGAACTGAGGCCTTACCTGGACTTGCTGCTACAGATCCTTCTCATTGAGGACTCTTGGCAGACTCACAG GATCCACAACGTACTGAAGGGAATCCCCGACGACAGAGACGGTCTTTTTGATACCATCCAGCGCTCCAAGAACCACTACCAGAAACGCGCCTACCAGTGTATTAAATGCATGGTGGCGCTCTTTACTAACTGCTCGGTGGCCTACCAGATCTTGCAG AGTAACGGTGACCTGAAGCGGAAGTGGACCTGGGCCGTGGAGTGGCTGGGCGACGAGCTGGAGCGGCGGCCCTACACGGGGAATCCCCAGTACACCTACAATAACTGGTCTCCTCCAGTCCAAAGCAACGAAACCTCCAACGGCTACTTCCTGGAGCGCTCGCACAGCGCACGGATGACGCTGGCCAAGGCCTGCGAACTGTGTCCCGAGGAG GAGCCAGATGAGCAAGAAGCACCTGATGACCAGGATTCTTCCCCCCCAGAGGACACGTCTCTGTACCCACATTCTCCTGGAACCGCTCAGTTTCAGCAG CAGAACAACCATCCTCACGGGCAGCCGTACACGGGCCCCGCTGCCCAGCACATGAACAACCCTCAGCGTCCTGGCCCCGCCTCTGCTCCGACCCCTGGACCCACACAGACCCCCGTGCCGGGCCCCGGTCCCAGTCCTGGCCCAGGCTCGCGCGCACAAGAGAACTGGGAGCGCACAGAGGAGGTGGCCCCTGCTCCGACTTCCACCCCAGCTCCTGCCCTGCCTGAGGAGTAG